One Arthrobacter sp. StoSoilB19 DNA window includes the following coding sequences:
- a CDS encoding rhodanese-like domain-containing protein — protein sequence MAEITITETDQRRSTARILDVREDFEVAEGMIPGALHIPMGELQARLSELDPAVPVIAICRSGNRSAAVAEALNGVGYKADTMAGGMTAWTRAGLPTT from the coding sequence ATGGCTGAAATCACCATCACCGAAACCGACCAGCGCCGCTCCACCGCCCGGATCCTTGACGTCCGCGAGGACTTCGAAGTCGCCGAAGGGATGATCCCCGGCGCATTGCACATCCCCATGGGCGAGCTGCAGGCCCGCTTGTCCGAACTGGACCCGGCCGTGCCCGTGATCGCCATTTGCCGCAGCGGCAACCGCAGTGCCGCCGTCGCTGAAGCCCTCAACGGCGTCGGCTACAAGGCGGACACCATGGCCGGCGGCATGACCGCGTGGACCCGCGCCGGACTCCCCACCACCTAG
- a CDS encoding MBL fold metallo-hydrolase, with the protein MLIERIYDEDLAQASYLIGCQAKGEAIVVDGRRDIAVYQELAAKNGMKIVAVTETHIHADYLSGTRELAAATGARIYVSGEGGPDWQYEFDGERLYDGDTITLGNITIKAVHTPGHTPEHLSFLVTDGAFSNQPGYLLSGDFVFSGDLGRPDLLDEAAGGVDTRFVGARQLFASLRDKFLTLPDYVQVHPAHGAGSACGKALGAIPSSTVGYERLYAWWGPYLAANDEQGFIDELLDGQPDAHAYFGRMKRENRVGPAVMGERAPLKELDAAVVANGLAEDTLTFIDTRSNDEVHRGTVARSLNVPAGKSVASYGAWVVNPETDKNPLVLLAKDRDQAQDMWDHLVRVGIDNVAGYVTGMDGLPTFTPKLIQPEELGKFDAAMLLDVRNKTEYKAGHVPGAYQLSGGRLMWHLDELPAGVTIVSYCQSGVRNSVAASALRRAGYDVVELDGSYAAWNAWQNSVPAA; encoded by the coding sequence ATGCTTATCGAACGCATTTACGACGAAGACCTGGCCCAAGCCAGCTACCTGATCGGCTGCCAGGCCAAGGGTGAAGCCATCGTGGTAGACGGCCGCCGCGACATCGCCGTCTACCAGGAACTCGCCGCGAAAAACGGCATGAAGATCGTGGCCGTCACCGAGACCCACATCCACGCCGACTACCTCTCCGGCACCCGCGAACTTGCCGCTGCCACCGGCGCCAGGATCTACGTCTCCGGCGAGGGCGGCCCGGACTGGCAGTACGAATTCGACGGCGAGCGGCTGTACGACGGCGACACCATCACCCTGGGCAACATCACCATCAAGGCGGTCCACACCCCGGGCCACACCCCGGAGCACCTGTCCTTCCTGGTGACCGACGGCGCGTTCAGCAACCAGCCCGGCTACCTGCTCTCAGGCGACTTCGTGTTCTCCGGCGACCTGGGCCGGCCTGACCTGCTGGACGAAGCAGCCGGCGGCGTGGACACCCGCTTCGTGGGCGCCAGGCAGCTCTTCGCCAGCCTGCGCGACAAGTTCCTGACCCTGCCGGATTACGTCCAGGTCCACCCCGCGCACGGCGCGGGCAGCGCCTGCGGCAAGGCCCTCGGCGCCATCCCGTCCTCCACCGTGGGCTACGAACGCCTCTACGCCTGGTGGGGCCCGTACCTCGCCGCCAATGACGAGCAGGGCTTCATCGATGAACTCCTGGACGGCCAGCCCGACGCCCACGCCTACTTCGGCCGCATGAAGCGCGAAAACCGCGTGGGGCCGGCCGTCATGGGCGAACGCGCTCCGCTGAAGGAACTGGACGCCGCCGTCGTGGCCAATGGCCTGGCGGAGGACACGCTGACCTTCATCGACACCCGTTCCAATGACGAAGTCCACCGCGGCACGGTGGCCCGGTCCCTGAACGTCCCCGCCGGGAAGTCCGTGGCCAGCTACGGCGCCTGGGTGGTCAACCCGGAAACGGACAAGAACCCGCTGGTGCTCCTTGCCAAGGACCGGGACCAGGCCCAGGACATGTGGGACCATCTGGTCCGGGTGGGCATCGACAACGTGGCCGGCTACGTCACCGGCATGGACGGCCTGCCCACCTTCACTCCCAAGCTGATCCAGCCGGAGGAACTCGGGAAGTTCGACGCCGCGATGCTCCTGGACGTCCGCAACAAGACCGAGTACAAGGCCGGGCATGTCCCGGGCGCGTACCAGCTCAGCGGCGGCCGCCTCATGTGGCACCTGGATGAACTGCCGGCCGGCGTCACCATCGTGTCCTACTGCCAGTCGGGCGTCCGGAACTCCGTCGCCGCCAGCGCCCTGCGCCGGGCCGGGTACGACGTCGTCGAACTCGATGGCAGCTACGCCGCCTGGAACGCCTGGCAGAACAGCGTCCCCGCCGCCTAG